One genomic window of Pseudomonas sp. LFM046 includes the following:
- a CDS encoding copper resistance protein B yields the protein MTSSLKRPALLALAVALAAAGSAGAAETMDHGAMDHSQMNHDQMDHGAMDHRQMNHGQMKQDEKAPSQPSGYGSRTPIPVPTEADRAAAFPPLPPHHMHTGGINSLFLMDKLEYQDADDAAVLNWDASGWIGGDINRFWFRSEGERANGKTEEAEVQALYGRAISPWWELVGGVRQDFKPGSPQTWAAFGVQGMPLYGLETEATAFFGENGQSALRLEGEYDILLTNRLILQPTAEVNLYGRNDHERGVGSGLGNTEVGLRLRYEIVREFAPYIGVSWNRNYGNTADFAREEGEDNDEARFVAGIRFWF from the coding sequence ATGACCAGTAGCCTCAAGCGCCCTGCCCTGCTCGCCCTGGCCGTGGCCCTTGCCGCGGCCGGTAGCGCTGGGGCGGCGGAAACCATGGATCATGGCGCCATGGACCACAGCCAGATGAACCACGATCAGATGGATCACGGCGCCATGGACCACCGCCAGATGAACCATGGCCAGATGAAACAAGACGAAAAGGCCCCGTCCCAGCCGTCCGGCTATGGCAGCCGCACGCCTATCCCGGTGCCGACCGAGGCCGACCGCGCCGCTGCCTTCCCACCGCTGCCGCCCCACCACATGCACACCGGTGGCATCAACAGCCTGTTCCTGATGGACAAGTTGGAGTACCAGGACGCTGACGACGCTGCCGTGTTGAACTGGGACGCCTCCGGCTGGATCGGCGGCGACATCAATCGATTCTGGTTCCGCTCGGAAGGCGAACGCGCCAACGGCAAGACCGAGGAAGCCGAAGTGCAGGCGCTCTATGGCCGCGCGATCAGCCCCTGGTGGGAACTGGTGGGCGGCGTGCGCCAGGACTTCAAGCCCGGCTCACCGCAGACCTGGGCGGCCTTCGGCGTGCAAGGCATGCCCTTGTATGGCCTGGAGACCGAGGCCACGGCCTTTTTCGGCGAGAACGGTCAGAGCGCCCTACGCCTGGAAGGCGAGTACGACATCCTGCTAACCAACCGGCTGATCCTGCAGCCCACGGCGGAAGTGAACCTCTACGGCCGCAATGACCACGAGCGCGGCGTCGGCTCGGGGCTGGGCAACACCGAGGTGGGCCTGCGCCTGCGCTACGAGATCGTCCGCGAGTTCGCGCCCTACATAGGCGTAAGCTGGAACCGCAACTACGGCAACACCGCCGACTTCGCCCGCGAGGAAGGTGAGGACAACGACGAAGCCCGCTTCGTCGCCGGTATCCGCTTCTGGTTCTGA
- a CDS encoding copper resistance system multicopper oxidase, with protein MQCKTSRRTFVKGLAAGGILGGLGLWKTPVWAVTSPGQPTVLSGTEFDLFIGETPVNFSGKTRIAKTINGGIPGPLLRWREGDTVTLRVRNRLDEDTSIHWHGVILPANMDGVPGFSFAGIAPDGQYEYRFQVKQHGTYWYHSHSGYQEQVGVYGPIVIDPKEPEPYQYQRDYVVMLSDWTDEDPARVLAKLKKQSDYYNQHRRTVGDFINDVGEQGWAAAMADRKMWAEMKMSPTDLADVSGATYTYLLNGQAPDGNWTGLFQPGEKIRLRFINGSAMTYFDVRIPGLKMTVIAADGLPVEPVSVDEFRIAVAETYDVLVEPAGDEAYTIFAQSMDRSGFARGTLALREGLSAPVPEPDPRPLINMADMGMDHGAMGHGDMAGMDHSKMAGMDHSAMAGMAPSQMAGMGGQMQAHPASETDNPLVDMQAMTTVPKLDDPGIGLRDNGRRVLTYSDLRSTFPDPDGREPGRTIELHLTGHMERFSWSFNGIPFADAEPLLLKYGERLRITLVNDTMMTHPIHLHGMWSDLEDEAGNFLVRKHTIDMPPGSKRSYRVTADALGRWAYHCHLMFHMDMGMFREVRVVE; from the coding sequence ATGCAATGCAAAACCTCGCGGCGGACCTTCGTCAAAGGCCTGGCCGCCGGCGGCATTCTCGGGGGCCTGGGCCTGTGGAAGACGCCGGTCTGGGCAGTAACCAGCCCGGGCCAGCCGACGGTGCTCAGCGGCACCGAGTTCGACCTGTTCATCGGCGAAACGCCGGTCAACTTCAGCGGCAAGACACGAATCGCCAAGACCATCAACGGCGGCATCCCCGGCCCACTGCTGCGCTGGCGCGAGGGCGACACCGTGACCCTGCGGGTGCGCAACCGCCTGGATGAGGACACCTCCATCCACTGGCACGGCGTCATCCTGCCGGCCAACATGGACGGCGTACCGGGCTTCAGCTTCGCTGGCATCGCGCCGGATGGCCAGTACGAATACCGCTTCCAGGTGAAGCAGCACGGCACCTACTGGTACCACAGCCACTCCGGCTACCAGGAGCAGGTGGGCGTGTACGGCCCCATCGTGATCGACCCGAAGGAGCCGGAGCCTTATCAGTACCAGCGCGACTACGTGGTGATGCTGAGCGACTGGACCGACGAAGACCCCGCCCGTGTGCTGGCCAAGCTGAAGAAGCAATCCGACTACTACAACCAGCACAGGCGCACCGTCGGCGACTTCATCAATGACGTCGGCGAGCAAGGCTGGGCCGCCGCCATGGCCGACCGCAAGATGTGGGCGGAAATGAAGATGAGCCCCACGGACCTCGCGGACGTCAGCGGCGCCACCTACACCTACCTGCTCAACGGCCAGGCGCCGGACGGCAACTGGACCGGGCTGTTCCAGCCGGGCGAGAAGATCCGCCTGCGCTTCATCAACGGCTCGGCCATGACCTACTTCGACGTGCGTATTCCCGGCCTGAAGATGACCGTGATCGCCGCCGACGGCCTGCCGGTGGAGCCAGTGAGTGTGGACGAGTTCCGCATCGCCGTGGCCGAGACCTATGACGTGCTGGTGGAGCCCGCCGGCGACGAGGCCTACACCATTTTCGCCCAGTCCATGGACCGCTCCGGCTTCGCCCGCGGCACCCTCGCTCTGCGCGAGGGGCTCAGCGCACCGGTGCCGGAGCCCGACCCGCGTCCGCTGATCAACATGGCCGATATGGGCATGGACCACGGCGCCATGGGGCATGGCGACATGGCGGGAATGGATCATTCGAAGATGGCCGGCATGGACCACTCCGCCATGGCAGGGATGGCCCCTTCGCAGATGGCCGGCATGGGCGGCCAGATGCAGGCCCACCCTGCGTCGGAAACCGACAATCCGCTGGTGGACATGCAGGCCATGACCACCGTGCCGAAGCTGGACGATCCGGGCATCGGCCTGCGCGACAACGGCCGCCGCGTGCTCACCTACTCCGACTTGCGCAGCACCTTCCCCGACCCGGACGGACGCGAGCCGGGCCGCACCATCGAACTGCACCTCACGGGGCACATGGAGCGCTTCTCCTGGTCCTTCAACGGCATCCCCTTTGCCGATGCAGAACCGCTGCTGCTGAAGTACGGCGAGCGCCTGCGGATCACCCTGGTCAACGACACCATGATGACCCACCCCATCCACCTCCACGGCATGTGGAGCGACCTGGAGGACGAGGCGGGCAACTTCCTGGTCCGCAAGCACACCATCGACATGCCGCCCGGCTCGAAACGCAGCTACCGCGTCACGGCCGACGCCCTGGGCCGCTGGGCCTATCACTGCCACCTGATGTTCCACATGGACATGGGCATGTTCCGCGAAGTCCGTGTGGTCGAATGA
- a CDS encoding DUF3300 domain-containing protein, with amino-acid sequence MPIRNPSSALLLVLTLQLAGNAAFAATDAGISAAQDDAPTAGVSAVPAETPAAAPAAAPAAAPAPAAQPAATQAVFKTEELDQMMAPIALYPDSLLAQVLMAATYPGNVADAVAWSKAHPDAQGDAAVKQVADQPWDPSVQSLVAFPQVLATLGQDPAWVQRMGDAFLAQPNDVMDSVQRLRRQAQAAGNLESNEQQKVTVQEAAPVAPSSTTTVVQPATQTIVIEPADPQVVYVPSYNPTVVYGTWSYPSYPPPYYPPPPSYGYPVATALAAGLAFGVGVGIVNSLWGDCDWGGGDVDIDVNKYNNINTNRQIDRSQNKFVHNPTNRGGVPYRDNVNRRENSRRIPGAEQRDALRGYDGNRTAERQRARASLQERGIQAPATSNQQARERAQAATREMRNDPQARQRVEGGAQQRPRADTANRQQQRPRAQNNQQTRQQARQQYSSQQGPRNNAFAGARQPSQSRQAASRGEVSRQSAARPQKASAGRQVQRSAPSRGGAGRR; translated from the coding sequence ATGCCCATCCGCAACCCATCCAGCGCCCTGTTACTGGTGCTGACTCTCCAGTTGGCCGGAAATGCTGCCTTTGCCGCCACGGATGCCGGCATATCCGCCGCCCAGGATGACGCCCCCACCGCGGGCGTGTCCGCCGTACCCGCGGAGACGCCCGCCGCTGCACCGGCGGCCGCACCCGCAGCGGCGCCAGCTCCGGCCGCGCAGCCCGCGGCCACTCAGGCGGTGTTCAAGACCGAAGAACTCGACCAGATGATGGCGCCCATCGCCCTCTACCCGGATTCGCTGCTGGCCCAGGTCCTGATGGCCGCGACTTATCCGGGCAACGTGGCCGATGCCGTCGCCTGGTCCAAGGCCCATCCGGATGCCCAGGGCGATGCCGCCGTGAAACAAGTGGCCGACCAACCCTGGGACCCGAGCGTTCAATCGCTGGTGGCCTTTCCCCAGGTGCTGGCCACCCTTGGCCAGGACCCGGCCTGGGTGCAGCGCATGGGTGACGCCTTCCTCGCCCAGCCCAACGACGTGATGGATTCCGTCCAGCGCCTGAGGCGCCAGGCCCAGGCCGCCGGCAACCTGGAATCCAACGAGCAGCAGAAAGTCACCGTCCAGGAGGCCGCGCCGGTTGCGCCCAGCTCCACCACCACCGTGGTGCAGCCGGCCACCCAAACCATCGTCATCGAGCCCGCCGACCCGCAGGTGGTCTACGTGCCCAGCTACAACCCCACGGTGGTCTACGGCACCTGGTCGTACCCGTCCTACCCGCCGCCCTATTACCCGCCGCCGCCCAGCTACGGCTACCCCGTCGCCACCGCACTGGCCGCGGGCCTGGCCTTCGGCGTTGGCGTGGGCATCGTCAACTCCCTCTGGGGCGACTGCGACTGGGGCGGCGGCGACGTCGATATCGACGTCAACAAGTACAACAACATCAACACCAACAGGCAGATCGACCGCAGCCAGAACAAATTCGTCCACAACCCGACCAATCGCGGCGGCGTGCCCTACCGCGACAACGTCAACCGCCGCGAGAACAGCCGGCGTATTCCCGGCGCCGAGCAGCGCGACGCCCTGCGCGGCTACGACGGCAACCGTACCGCCGAACGTCAGCGGGCCCGTGCGAGCCTGCAGGAGCGGGGCATCCAGGCGCCCGCCACCAGCAACCAGCAGGCCCGCGAACGGGCCCAGGCCGCCACGCGCGAGATGCGCAACGACCCGCAGGCGCGCCAACGTGTTGAAGGCGGCGCCCAGCAGCGTCCGCGCGCCGACACGGCCAATCGCCAGCAGCAGCGTCCCCGTGCCCAGAACAATCAGCAGACACGGCAACAGGCCCGCCAGCAGTACTCGTCGCAGCAGGGGCCACGCAACAACGCTTTCGCCGGTGCCCGTCAGCCTTCCCAGTCACGGCAGGCTGCCAGTCGGGGTGAAGTCAGCCGGCAATCTGCCGCACGCCCCCAGAAAGCATCCGCCGGCCGGCAAGTGCAACGGTCCGCACCGTCTCGCGGCGGCGCCGGTCGGCGCTGA
- a CDS encoding DUF2950 domain-containing protein, whose translation MNVTSRIFASLLLATSVVGVCFAQESFKTPEAAAEAFVAALGTEKADAKQLAALLGERWQDYIPTKGIERKEVDAFLAYYREKHRIDTAKGRAHLVVGNDPWTLPIPIVQGKAGWTFDAKAAKEEIRLLRIGRNELTAIQSAEAYHDAQMDYAEVDRNGDGVLEYAQKFISSDGKHDGLYWADEDGADESPLGPLFGGQTKGDDWHGYHFRILTAQGPSAPGGAYNYMLGKAMSRGFALIAWPAQYGDSGVMSFMISHDGEIFQKDLGKDSEKIAKAMKRFDPDSSWDEVKTSDEPGS comes from the coding sequence ATGAACGTCACATCCCGGATTTTCGCGTCGCTGCTGCTGGCCACCTCTGTCGTGGGGGTGTGCTTCGCGCAGGAATCGTTCAAGACCCCGGAAGCCGCCGCCGAGGCTTTCGTCGCCGCCCTCGGCACCGAAAAGGCCGATGCCAAGCAACTGGCCGCCCTCCTCGGGGAGCGCTGGCAGGACTACATCCCCACCAAGGGCATCGAACGCAAGGAGGTGGACGCCTTCCTCGCCTACTACCGCGAAAAGCACAGGATCGACACCGCCAAGGGCCGTGCCCACCTTGTCGTCGGCAATGACCCCTGGACCCTGCCGATCCCCATCGTCCAAGGCAAGGCGGGCTGGACCTTCGACGCCAAAGCCGCGAAAGAGGAAATCCGCCTGCTGCGCATCGGTCGCAATGAACTGACGGCGATCCAGTCCGCCGAGGCCTATCACGATGCGCAGATGGACTACGCCGAAGTCGACCGCAATGGCGACGGCGTGCTGGAGTACGCCCAGAAATTCATCAGCAGCGACGGCAAGCACGACGGCCTTTACTGGGCCGACGAAGATGGCGCGGACGAGAGCCCCCTCGGCCCGTTGTTCGGTGGCCAGACCAAGGGCGACGACTGGCACGGCTACCACTTCCGCATCCTCACCGCCCAGGGGCCCTCGGCCCCCGGCGGCGCCTACAACTACATGCTGGGCAAGGCCATGAGCCGGGGCTTCGCCCTGATTGCCTGGCCAGCCCAGTACGGCGACAGCGGCGTGATGAGCTTCATGATCAGCCACGACGGCGAGATCTTTCAGAAGGACCTGGGCAAGGACAGCGAAAAGATCGCCAAGGCCATGAAGCGCTTCGACCCCGATAGCAGCTGGGACGAAGTCAAAACCTCGGACGAGCCGGGCTCGTAG
- a CDS encoding peptidylprolyl isomerase produces the protein MARATARHILVSTEAKCNELKAAIEAGADFAEIAKKHSTCPSSRDGGNLGSFGRGQMVKEFDTVVFSAPLNVVQGPVKTQFGYHLLEVTSRQD, from the coding sequence ATGGCACGCGCAACCGCCCGCCACATCCTGGTTTCCACCGAAGCCAAGTGCAACGAACTCAAAGCCGCCATCGAAGCCGGCGCCGACTTCGCCGAAATCGCCAAGAAGCATTCCACCTGCCCCTCCAGCCGCGACGGCGGCAACCTCGGCTCCTTCGGCCGCGGCCAGATGGTCAAGGAATTCGACACCGTCGTCTTCAGCGCCCCGCTGAACGTGGTGCAGGGCCCGGTGAAGACCCAGTTCGGCTACCACCTGCTGGAAGTCACCAGCCGCCAGGACTGA
- a CDS encoding dual specificity protein phosphatase family protein yields the protein MAQSVAPLLGTARPANWAQPVEPAFNFYRMSPSLYRSALPHSGDVPLLEQLGVRTVVSFIKDDDAQWLGDAKVRTVSIPLHADRVDDADVIRVLGAVQAAERLGPVLIHCKHGRDRSGLMAAMYRTVVQGWSKEEALREMQQGGFGDPASMASAVAYVQKADVEGIRQAMARGECSTSWASMCRLRGWLDRQFADATQGVPAALPATDVADRDVQSVPAAESSELTPDRG from the coding sequence GTGGCGCAGTCCGTAGCGCCCTTGCTGGGCACCGCGCGTCCGGCGAACTGGGCGCAGCCGGTGGAGCCCGCCTTCAATTTCTATCGCATGTCGCCTTCGCTCTACCGCAGCGCGCTGCCGCACAGTGGTGATGTGCCGCTGCTTGAGCAGTTGGGCGTGCGCACGGTGGTGAGTTTCATCAAGGACGACGATGCCCAATGGCTGGGGGATGCCAAGGTACGCACGGTGAGCATCCCGCTCCATGCGGACCGGGTGGACGATGCCGATGTGATTCGCGTGCTGGGCGCCGTGCAGGCGGCCGAGCGGCTGGGACCGGTGCTGATCCATTGCAAGCATGGGCGCGACCGCTCCGGGCTGATGGCGGCCATGTACCGCACCGTGGTGCAGGGCTGGAGCAAGGAGGAGGCATTGCGGGAGATGCAGCAGGGTGGCTTTGGCGACCCGGCGAGCATGGCCAGTGCCGTGGCCTATGTGCAGAAGGCTGATGTGGAAGGCATTCGCCAGGCCATGGCGCGAGGGGAGTGCAGCACGTCCTGGGCTTCAATGTGCCGGCTCAGGGGCTGGCTGGATCGCCAGTTCGCCGACGCTACCCAGGGGGTTCCGGCCGCCCTGCCCGCGACGGATGTCGCGGACAGGGACGTGCAGTCGGTGCCGGCTGCAGAAAGTTCCGAACTTACGCCCGACCGAGGTTGA
- a CDS encoding methyl-accepting chemotaxis protein: protein MSIQRLFTLIFSAIILCTALLCLLVVLLISNQKQLGERQENRYQSYLLADELRQSSDDLTRMARTLAVTGDAHFADLYQQTLDIRNGQQPRPREYQRPYLDFLAAGQANDRGEGASTPLLELMRRQGFTQAELAKLADAEKASNGLVTLETQAMNAALGKGEYQGAPDLALAGKLMHSAQYHQEKAQIMRPVDDFFAMLDQRTQGEVADLRATGNTYMTAVSLMVLLLIVISVIGIFAIRRKVSGALLRLSGEAHRVAEGELNTRLDDRSSGEFGVLSHAFGQMVTKLRDIVSNVVHSSGQLSVSAAQLTSTTRATQENIRQQELHTVEVATAITEMAATVQEVARHSSQTAEAAQQADQSARGGRVLVDQMVDTIQRLSGDIGQAEEVVQSLASDTTSIGSILDVIRGIADQTNLLALNAAIEAARAGEQGRGFAVVAEEVRNLAKRTQDSTQEIQDMIQRLQEGAQQAVSVMSHSRSQAESGARQADDAGHALESITHANRVISDMAVQIASAAEEQAAVAHDISQRIELIRDLASSNAEGSDQVSHATLGLARLAEDLNAQVSHFNLGRA, encoded by the coding sequence TTGTCGATCCAACGCCTGTTCACGCTGATCTTCAGCGCCATCATCCTCTGCACCGCTCTGCTCTGCCTGCTGGTCGTGTTGCTGATCAGCAACCAGAAGCAGCTCGGCGAACGTCAGGAAAACCGCTACCAGTCCTACCTGCTCGCCGATGAGCTTCGGCAGAGTTCCGACGACCTTACGCGCATGGCCCGGACCCTCGCGGTCACCGGCGATGCCCATTTCGCGGACCTCTATCAGCAGACGCTGGACATCCGCAACGGCCAGCAGCCTCGCCCCCGGGAGTACCAGCGCCCCTACCTGGATTTCCTTGCCGCCGGGCAGGCCAACGATCGCGGTGAAGGCGCCTCCACGCCCCTGCTGGAGCTGATGCGCCGCCAGGGATTCACCCAGGCCGAACTGGCCAAGCTGGCGGATGCCGAGAAGGCTTCCAACGGCCTGGTCACCCTCGAAACCCAGGCCATGAATGCGGCCCTGGGCAAGGGCGAATACCAGGGCGCGCCGGACCTGGCACTGGCCGGCAAGCTGATGCACAGCGCGCAGTACCACCAGGAAAAGGCGCAAATCATGCGCCCGGTGGACGACTTCTTCGCCATGCTGGACCAGCGCACCCAGGGCGAAGTCGCCGACCTGCGCGCCACCGGCAACACCTACATGACCGCCGTCAGCCTCATGGTCCTGCTGCTCATCGTGATCTCCGTGATCGGCATCTTCGCCATTCGCCGCAAGGTCAGCGGCGCCCTGCTGCGACTCTCCGGCGAAGCCCATCGCGTGGCCGAAGGCGAGCTCAACACCCGTCTCGATGACCGCAGCTCCGGCGAGTTCGGCGTGCTCTCCCACGCCTTCGGGCAGATGGTCACCAAGCTGCGCGACATCGTCAGCAACGTGGTGCACTCCAGCGGCCAACTGAGCGTTTCCGCCGCCCAGCTCACCAGCACCACCCGCGCCACCCAGGAAAACATCCGGCAGCAGGAACTGCACACCGTAGAAGTGGCCACCGCCATCACAGAAATGGCCGCCACCGTGCAGGAAGTCGCCCGCCACTCCTCCCAGACCGCCGAGGCGGCCCAGCAGGCGGACCAGTCGGCCAGGGGTGGGCGTGTGCTGGTGGACCAGATGGTGGACACCATCCAGCGCCTGTCCGGCGATATCGGCCAGGCCGAAGAAGTCGTTCAGTCCCTGGCGTCGGATACCACCAGCATCGGCAGCATCCTCGACGTGATCCGGGGCATCGCCGACCAGACCAACCTGCTGGCCCTCAACGCCGCCATCGAGGCCGCGCGGGCCGGTGAACAGGGTCGGGGTTTTGCTGTGGTGGCGGAGGAAGTACGTAACCTGGCCAAACGCACCCAGGACTCCACCCAGGAAATCCAGGACATGATCCAGCGCTTGCAGGAAGGTGCCCAGCAGGCCGTGAGCGTCATGTCCCACAGCCGCAGCCAGGCGGAATCCGGCGCCCGCCAGGCGGACGATGCCGGCCACGCCCTGGAAAGCATCACCCACGCCAACCGGGTGATCAGCGACATGGCCGTTCAGATTGCCAGCGCCGCCGAGGAACAGGCTGCGGTCGCCCACGACATCAGTCAGCGCATCGAACTGATCCGTGACCTGGCCAGCAGCAACGCCGAAGGCTCAGACCAGGTCAGCCACGCCACCCTGGGACTGGCCCGCCTCGCCGAGGACCTGAACGCCCAGGTGAGTCACTTCAACCTCGGTCGGGCGTAA
- a CDS encoding LysR substrate-binding domain-containing protein → MKRLPPLPALHTFLVTAQCCNFTRAAELLHLTQGAVSRQIAGLEDHLGYPLFQRQARGLSLTAQGREMLPRIQQIFSLIEEAVEKVGTKREALQLKAPTCVMRWLLPRLMQWQAERPDVPVELTTTVQYGVDFRREEFDAAVIYGSQPGSGQVAHHLFDEQLTPVCSQQLKAGPLPLESPADLARHTLLHPTRDDQDWRTWLRAAEVTLDKLGSGHHFDTLDLALSVAAQGNGVALGDWSLIGEDLATGRLVAPFDLRVPTGGAYFLVYPERPAPSPQLLELGNWLMSQARAADEQLPK, encoded by the coding sequence ATGAAACGCCTCCCGCCCCTGCCTGCCCTGCATACCTTTCTGGTCACCGCACAGTGCTGCAACTTCACCCGTGCCGCCGAGCTGCTGCACCTGACCCAGGGCGCGGTGAGCCGGCAGATCGCCGGGCTGGAGGATCACCTGGGCTACCCGCTGTTCCAGCGCCAGGCGCGGGGCCTCAGCCTCACCGCACAAGGTCGCGAAATGCTGCCGCGCATCCAGCAGATATTCAGCCTGATCGAGGAAGCCGTCGAGAAAGTGGGTACCAAGCGCGAAGCCCTGCAACTCAAAGCCCCCACCTGTGTGATGCGCTGGCTCCTGCCGCGGCTGATGCAATGGCAGGCCGAGCGCCCGGACGTGCCGGTGGAACTCACCACCACCGTGCAGTACGGCGTGGACTTCCGCCGCGAGGAGTTCGACGCCGCGGTGATCTATGGCAGCCAACCCGGCAGCGGCCAGGTTGCCCATCACCTGTTCGACGAGCAGCTCACCCCCGTCTGCTCCCAGCAACTGAAGGCCGGCCCCTTGCCGCTGGAGAGCCCCGCCGACCTGGCTCGGCACACACTGCTGCACCCCACCCGGGACGACCAGGACTGGAGAACCTGGCTCCGGGCTGCCGAGGTCACCCTCGACAAGCTTGGCAGCGGCCACCACTTCGACACCCTTGACCTGGCCCTCTCCGTCGCCGCTCAGGGCAATGGCGTGGCGCTCGGGGACTGGTCACTGATCGGCGAAGACCTCGCCACCGGCCGCCTCGTGGCCCCCTTCGACCTCCGGGTGCCCACCGGCGGTGCCTATTTCCTGGTCTACCCCGAACGCCCCGCTCCCAGTCCGCAATTGCTGGAGCTCGGCAACTGGCTGATGAGCCAGGCCCGGGCAGCGGACGAACAGCTGCCAAAATAA
- a CDS encoding aldehyde dehydrogenase family protein yields MPNTLPPFAETLAGVYINGQWLPGGPTLDVVNPSTEAHLASIGSGDAATVDQAVQAASQAFPTWARSSGAERGAVLRRIAEGVRQRRETLIQLQSANNGKPLFEAAIDVDDVIGTFDYYAGLAEGLDAQQDRPVELPSEDFAARLRREPCGVVGLIVPWNFPMVTTAWKLAPALAAGCAVVLKPSEVTPLPELELARIIHEAGLPAGVLNVVCGTGLAVGAPLSSHPKVAKVSFTGSNAVGVQVMQRAAETVKGVSLELGGKSSLLVLNEADLDLAVELACGGAFFNAGQMCSATSRVLVAAPLAADFLARVQERAEAIQVGDPFVEGVEMGALVNQAQYQRVTGHIERGIAAGARLVCGGARPEGLERGYFLKPTVFTDVPAESALWNEEIFGPVLCVRSFATEEEAIELANDSEFGLVASVVSRNLEAAERVANALQAGMVWINSPQVIFPQTAWGGYKQSSIGRELGPWGLASFQEIKHVVRAV; encoded by the coding sequence ATGCCGAATACCCTTCCGCCCTTCGCCGAAACCCTGGCCGGCGTCTACATCAATGGTCAGTGGCTGCCCGGCGGCCCGACCCTGGACGTGGTGAACCCGTCCACCGAAGCGCATCTAGCCAGCATTGGCAGCGGCGATGCGGCGACAGTCGACCAGGCCGTGCAGGCCGCCAGCCAGGCCTTCCCGACCTGGGCCCGGAGCAGTGGTGCGGAACGTGGTGCGGTACTGCGCCGCATTGCCGAGGGCGTGCGCCAGCGTCGCGAGACGCTGATCCAGCTGCAGTCGGCCAACAACGGCAAGCCCCTGTTCGAGGCGGCCATCGATGTGGACGACGTGATCGGTACCTTCGACTACTACGCGGGCCTCGCCGAAGGCCTGGACGCCCAGCAGGACCGCCCGGTGGAGCTGCCCAGCGAGGACTTCGCCGCGCGCCTGCGTCGCGAGCCCTGCGGCGTGGTGGGGCTGATCGTGCCCTGGAACTTCCCCATGGTGACCACCGCCTGGAAACTGGCCCCGGCCCTGGCCGCCGGTTGCGCCGTGGTGCTGAAGCCTTCCGAGGTGACCCCGCTGCCGGAACTGGAGCTGGCGCGCATCATCCATGAAGCCGGCCTGCCGGCCGGCGTGCTCAACGTCGTGTGCGGCACCGGCCTTGCCGTGGGCGCGCCGCTGTCGTCCCACCCGAAGGTGGCCAAGGTGTCCTTCACCGGCAGCAATGCCGTGGGCGTGCAGGTGATGCAGCGCGCGGCGGAGACCGTGAAGGGCGTCAGCCTGGAACTGGGCGGCAAGTCGTCGCTGCTGGTGCTGAATGAGGCGGATCTGGACCTGGCCGTCGAACTGGCCTGTGGCGGTGCCTTCTTCAATGCCGGGCAGATGTGCTCCGCCACCAGCCGCGTGCTGGTGGCCGCCCCCCTGGCGGCGGACTTCCTGGCCCGCGTGCAGGAGCGTGCCGAAGCCATTCAGGTAGGTGACCCCTTCGTCGAAGGCGTGGAGATGGGCGCCCTGGTGAACCAGGCGCAGTACCAGCGCGTGACCGGCCATATCGAGCGCGGCATCGCCGCCGGTGCCCGCCTGGTGTGTGGCGGCGCGCGGCCGGAAGGGCTGGAGCGCGGCTACTTCCTCAAGCCCACGGTGTTCACCGATGTGCCGGCGGAGAGCGCCCTGTGGAACGAGGAAATCTTCGGGCCGGTACTCTGCGTGCGCAGTTTCGCCACCGAGGAGGAGGCCATCGAACTGGCCAATGACAGCGAGTTCGGCCTGGTGGCCAGTGTGGTGAGCCGCAACCTCGAGGCCGCCGAGCGGGTGGCCAATGCCCTGCAGGCGGGCATGGTGTGGATCAACTCGCCGCAAGTGATCTTCCCGCAGACCGCCTGGGGTGGGTACAAGCAGAGCAGCATCGGCCGCGAACTCGGTCCGTGGGGCCTGGCGTCCTTCCAGGAGATCAAGCACGTGGTGCGGGCGGTCTAA